From a region of the Notolabrus celidotus isolate fNotCel1 chromosome 14, fNotCel1.pri, whole genome shotgun sequence genome:
- the tbx4 gene encoding T-box transcription factor TBX4, with product MLQEKVPAVTDECMTDGGGGEETDLLPDQSRLGLSTAPSIPSSSEPDQNIENIKVVLHERELWKKFHEAGTEMIITKAGRRMFPSYKVKVSGMNPKTKYILLIDVVPADDHRYKFCDNKWMVAGKAEPAMPGRLYVHPDSPATGAHWMRQLVSFQKLKLTNNHLDPFGHIILNSMHKYQPRLHIVKADENNAFGSKNTAYCTHVFHETAFISVTSYQNHKITQLKIENNPFAKGFRGSEEGDLRVSRLQGKEYPVISKNMVRQRLISSHSHLAGKLGAGVLTGHPQVLSSYQYETGVPMSSSDPQDPISNHFPQSRDPSLLYHCFKHRDNTRHLELGCKRPYLDASSAVSEEHYFRSAPSYESSLLSHPYCNEAINPREACMYGAMETESGSGVGDADDLTNSSSINCNMWATMQPYPRYGVEGVPYQPFAAHFTNTATVTPVVPHPTSSMGSRQQADLGVFNSATAQRGLPIIPPSSSSSSCSPPVLGSRDRSGHPPLYHKKPGSPLRPHRDFSAYPTQGTISIRDPSYQYQVGLSSAGTHWTDS from the exons ATGCTGCAGGAGAAAGTTCCCGCGGTGACGGATGAATGTATGACCGACGGCGGTGGCGGCGAGGAGACGGATCTCCTTCCAGACCAGTCAAGACTGGGCCTGTCCACCGCTCCCAGCATCCCCAGCTCCAGTGAGCCCGACCAG aacATCGAGAACATAAAGGTGGTTCTTCATGAGAGGGAGCTGTGGAAGAAGTTCCACGAGGCCGGCACGGAGATGATCATCACTAAAGCAGGCAG GAGGATGTTTCCAAGCTACAAGGTCAAAGTATCGGGAATGAACCCCAAAACCAAATACATCCTGCTGATCGACGTCGTGCCAGCTGATGACCACCGCTACAAGTTCTGTGACAACAAGTG GATGGTGGCTGGTAAAGCAGAGCCTGCGATGCCGGGCAGACTCTACGTGCACCCTGACTCACCTGCCACAGGAGCTCACTGGATGAGGCAGCTGGTGTCGTTTCAGAAGCTCAAGCTGACAAACAATCACCTGGATCCTTTCGGACAT ATTATCCTGAACTCTATGCACAAGTACCAGCCCAGACTTCACATCGTCAAAGCAGATGAAAACAACGCGTTTGGATCCAAGAACACCGCCTACTGTACTCATGTCTTTCATGAGACGGCCTTCATCTCTGTCACCTCTTACCAAAACCACAAG ATCACACAACTGAAGATAGAAAACAATCCGTTCGCCAAAGGTTTTCGAGGGAGTGAAGAAGGAGATCTGCGGGTTTCAAGACTACAGGG GAAAGAATATCCAGTGATTTCCAAGAACATGGTTCGACAAAGGCTCATCTCCTCGCACAGCCACCTAGCAGGGAAGCTCGGGGCCGGAGTTCTCACTGGGCACCCTCAAGTCCTGTCATCTTATCAGTATGAGACCGGAGTTCCTATGTCCAGCTCGGACCCCCAGGATCCTATCTCCAACCACTTTCCTCAGAGCAGAGATCCCAGCCTCCTTTACCACTGCTTCAAGCACAGAG ATAACACCCGACACCTCGAGCTTGGATGCAAGCGGCCGTATCTGGATGCATCATCAGCCGTCTCAGAGGAGCATTATTTCCGTTCAGCTCCATCTTACGAGTCGTCCTTGCTGTCTCATCCGTACTGCAATGAGGCGATCAATCCTCGAGAAGCTTGTATGTACGGTGCAATGGAAACAGAGTCTGGATCTGGGGTAGGGGACGCAGACGACCTGACAAACTCCTCGTCCATTAATTGCAACATGTGGGCGACAATGCAGCCGTATCCTCGCTACGGCGTGGAGGGAGTCCCGTACCAGCCATTTGCTGCTCACTTCACCAACACTGCAACCGTCACGCCAGTTGTACCGCATCCAACGTCGTCCATGGGGTCACGACAACAGGCCGACTTAGGGGTCTTCAACTCAGCTACAGCCCAGCGAGGTCTCCCCATTATACCaccatcatcctcctcttcatcctgctCCCCCCCCGTTCTTGGATCCAGAGATAGATCAGGCCATCCACCACTGTACCACAAGAAGCCGGGTTCGCCACTTCGGCCTCACAGAGATTTCTCAGCCTATCCAACGCAAGGCACTATATCCATTCGTGATCCATCCTATCAGTACCAAGTGGGCCTGAGCAGCGCAGGGACTCACTGGACTGACAGCTAA